A region of the Microcystis aeruginosa FD4 genome:
TACTTTGTTACTCTCTTAATTGTCGATCAAAGACCTTCAGGAATTGATAACGAAGTCATGTCTCAGGTAGGGACGAGAATCACCTGTTTATTAAACGATGAAAAGGACATCGAAGCCATATTTACTGGGGTTTCTGGCGGGGGAAGTTTGCGATCGGTTTTAGCGAAATTAGACTCAAAACAACAAGCTTTAGTTTTAGGTCATGCGGTTCCTATGCCGGTAGTAATTCGTACTCGCGCCTACGATCAAAAATTCTATGCTGAAATAGGTGCAACCGACTGGAAAGAATTACCCGATGAGGAAGTATTAGCGGCGGCCAAAATTGCTAAAGCCGATCTAGGATTTTAGAAAAATTTATCTTGAGGATTTCTCTACTGTAAAGAAGTAATAAAATCTTCAGTACCCGGAATAATACCAAAAATTTGCTCGGATAATTCAAGTAATTGCGGGGTTTTAAAAAGATGATAATATTCGGGATCGTCTCGAAATATTTGCCAACGACTAAGGACATCCATTTTCTGCCCATCCTGTTGATAGGATAAGCCATCAAAAGAACTACCACCAGCAAAATTAGCAACTCGATCTTTTTTCGAGTCATCAAAAGGAATTTGTAATCTTTCTGTAATTGCTTGTCGATAATTGACATCTACTAACCATTGATTATAGTTAATTCCTAAAAGACAATGATCGGTACTTGCTTGGTAGCTTAGATAAGTTTTAGCGTATTCTACCCAGAGAGAAGCAATATTTTTTAAGTTTTCCTTACCCCATTTTTTGTAAATACTAGCTAGAAGATTAAAGGGATCTCGCAGGATAACTATAGAAAAAACCTCTTTACTTTTACCTACCCATTCTTGATGATGCCGATTCATTAATTCACTGAATTGTGCAATATCTTTGTCTTCAAAGCTAACAATTACCGCCTCTTTGGGGTGTTGTTTAAGCTTTTGTCCGTTAAATCTTTGATCATTTTTTGAATAGGTAACAATCTCTTGATTGAAGAAAGGATTTTTTTCAAAAAAGAAGTATTTTCGCTTAAAATCCCAGTAATTAATCCCTCTACAGTCAATTCTTCCTGTACCTTTATAGATGCGAATTTCTTTTCCCGCTAAATAGCAGTGATTGGCAAAAACTACTTGACCAGGTATCTGATAAAAAATCCAGTTGATAATGGCATGATTTCCACTTCTTTTAATGCCAAATACTCGAATTTCTTTATTGTTGATTATGGTTGACATTTGATTGATGACACTAGCAAGAGAAAGTAATTTATCTAAAAACTGTTGGTTCGAAGTTTTTGAGTGTAATAATATACAAAAAATAGGTATATCGATACACCAATCTCAACTGAGAGTGTTACAAAGATCAAATATTTTGTCAATAAGTATTTATACTCAAACAATCATCCCTTGACTCTGAGGACAAGTCACAGTCAAGGTAATTTTCTCAAAACCTTTTGTTAGAATCAGAAAGCTCGACAGTCTTAACCCTGGATGAAAACTGGTTTCCCTAACTATGCAACAAGGTGATTTAATCGAGATCGAGATTACCGACCTCAACCATACGGGCGAAGGTGTGGGAAAATACCGAGGACAAGTGATTTTTGTGCCGGATACGGTCATTGGCGATCGCATTCAAACTCGCATCACCTATATCAAAAAAAGTCATGCGATCGGCAAACTACAAACTATTCTACAGGCTTCTCCCCATCGTATCCGTCCCCGCTGCATTGTCGCCGATAAATGTGGTGGCTGTCAATGGCAACACATCGAGGATCAATTTCAGCACCTGGTGAAAAAAGAGCAAGTACAAGAGGTATTAACCAGAATTGGCGGTTTTACCGATCCTTTGGTTTATCCTCCCCTCACCGGTAATTCTCCCCTCGCTTATCGCAATAAAGCTACCTATCCCCTCGGATTTTCCCCCACTGGCAATGTGCAAGCGGGTTATTATCGTCGCGGCAGCCATCATCTGATTAATCTCAATCAATGTCCGATTCAAGATCAGGCTTTAAATCCGTTTCTAGCAGAGATAAAACAGGATATTCAGGAGCAAGGCTGGTCAATTTACGATGAAAAGACCCATCAAGGACAATTACGCCATTTATCCCTAAGAATTGGCCGGCACACGGGAGAAATTTTATTAACCCTGATTAGTACCGATAATAATTTACAGGGAATTGAGGCACAGGCGCAGCAATGGCTGGCAAAATACGCCAATTTAGTCGGTGTAACCGTGAATTATAACCCCGATCGAGGTAATGCTATTTTTGGCAGTCAGACCACAACTATCGCCGGACGGGACTATATTACCGAAAAGTTCGCCGGATTAACCTATCAATTGGCTGCCGATACCTTTTTTCAGGTTAATACAGAGGCTGCTGAAGCCTTATTTGCGCTTATTTGCCAGAAATTAGACCTTAAAGGTGAAGAAATTCTTATTGATGCCTACTGTGGCATCGGTACTTTTACTTTACCCCTCGCTAAACGGGTTAAAGAGGTGATTGGACTAGAATCCTATAGCTTTTCCCTCGATCGAGCCAAGATTAACGCCCAATTAAATAATATTACCAACACAACCTTTATTTTGGGGGCAGTAGAAAAAACTTTACCGCAACTGACAGTTAAACCCGACATTATTCTACTCGATCCGCCCCGCAAAGGTTGCGATCGATCTGTCCTCGATAGTCTGTTACAGCTGCAAAGTCAACTCATTGTTTATATCAGTTGTCAAAGTGCAACTTTAGCCAGAGACTTGCAATATCTCTGTCAAACAGGCGATTATCAACTGCTAGAAGTGCAAACCGCCGATTTCTTTCCCCAAACTCCCCACGTCGAATGCGCTGCTTTTCTTAGACAAAAAACAGCGAATATGGTAGGATGAAACAAGGGGAAAAACTAGGCCCTTTAGCCGTTTATGGCTGAAAAGTCAACGGTTAAGGATAATAGCATATTAAGCCCCGTTCCAGTCAACTACTTTTTTGATTAACTACTCGCTCAAAGCTGCCTTGATTCTCGGTTGGTGTGTAGATCAATCATCGAAAATTTGGGTCTGAAACCCCGTCGTTCTACGACGGCTTTACCGTTAAATATGAGCATCGTTTACGAAATATATGCTAAAATGTGAGACATGGAAAAAGCCTATTCTTACCGATTTTACCCCACACCAGAACAAGAGTCGCTATTGCGGCGCACTTTGGGCTGTGTAAGATTAGTTTACAATAAAGCTCTCCATCTCAGAACACAAGCATGGTACGAAAAGCAAGAAAGAGTAGGCTACGCTCAAACTTCTTCAATGCTAACCGAGTGGAAAAAGCAAGAAGAATTAGAGTTTTTAAACGAAGTTAGCTGTGTACCTTTACAACAAGGGTTAAGACACCTACAAACAGCTTTTACCAATTTCTTTGCTGGTCGTACTAAGTATCCTAACTTTAAGAAAAAACATCAGGGAGGAAGTGCCGAATTTACTAAATCTGCTTTTAAATTTAAAGACAAACAAATCTATTTAGCCAAATGCACAGAACCTTTACCTATTCGATGGTCAAGACAAATACCAGAAGCTTGTGAACCAAGCACAGTAACAGTCAGATTACATCCTTCTGGGCGTTGGCATATCTCAATAAGATTTGATGACCCAACAATTAAGCCATTACCAGTAACAGATAAAGCCATCGGAATTGACTTAGGAATTAGTAGCCTAGTAATTACCAGCGATGGTGACAAAGTATCTAATCCTAAGCATTTTAAAAAGCATTATCAGAGACTGCGAAGAGCATCGAAAAGCCTTTCTAGAAAACAGAAAGGGTCAAAGAATCGAGAAAAGGCAAGAATCAAAGTAGCCAAAATTCACGCCAAAATCACCGATAGTAGAAAAGACCATTTACACAAGCTAACCACTCAATTAGTTCGTGAAAACCAAACGATTGTGGTTGAGAATTTAGCCGTCAAGAATCTGGTCAAAAACCCGAAATTATCTCAGGCAATATCTGACGTTAGTTGGGGAGAAATTACCCGACAATTAGCCTATAAATGCCGTTGGTATGGGAGAAATTACATCGAAGTAGATAGATGGTTTCCTAGTTCTAAGCGGTGTAGTAATTGCGGGTATATTGCTGAGAAGATGCCGTTAAATGTTCGAGAGTGGGACTGTCCAGACTGCGGGACGCACCATGACCGAGATATTAACGCCAGTAAAAACATTTTGGCCGCAGGACTTGCGGTGTCAGTCTGTAGAGCGACCATAAGACCAGAACAGAGTAAAACTGTTAAGGCAGGTGCGAAACCCCGCAAGGGAAAGAAGCAGAAACCTAAATCGTGAGGTTTGGGAATCGCCGTCCGTTTTACGGCGGCGAGGATGTCAAAAAAATATCTAATCCATCTCAGAGACAGAAAAGGGACAAAATATGAATTATTAGGTATGGCAATCATCTAGATCGACGGTTAAGAGACCTTAATCTTTCTGTAAGAGAACAGTCATTGAATAAAAGCTAGAGGTAAAGCGCGTGATTGCTATTTCACTGCCCACAAGCAAACGAAGCTGGAACACCATGAGTTTCGCTTCCACCTTGTATCTTTGTCCGATTTTAGATTTATTGACCGCTAGTATTCCCGAAGAATTAGAACCAGAAATTAGATTAGGATTGCAAGAAGCTTTAGTTAATGCCGCTAAACACGGCAATCATCTCGATCCGGGCAAAACCGTGGTTGTTCAATTTTCTAGCAGTAAAGACGAGTATTCTTGGGTAATTACCGACGAAGGTGGTGGATTTACCCCCCGTTGTCCCCATCATGGCTGTAGTTGCGATTGTCCCGATTTACCCCCCGAGGAAGCGGAAAATGGCCGAGGACTATGTATATTATATCAAATCTTCGACCAGGTTCACTGGAATCAAACAGGAACTCAACTGAAACTTTGTAAACAAATTAAACAGGAACGCTGGTTTAATTAATGACCATGACCGTGAGAAGGACAGGGAGGAGCAGAAATTGAGCGATCGAGCCAGCCTGTAGCCTGTTGTAGCCGAGGAAGTGCTTCTTCTGGCTGATTATCTAATAAAAACACCAAAGCCGTCCCCAATTGTTCAGCAGCCCGAGCATTACGGTTGGCCTTCAGACGATGCCAGTCAATCGGTGCGATCGCTAAACGTTCCGCCAAAATCCGCGCCAATTCCAAGGTAGATAGATGATCAAGAGTCTGAGATGGGGAGGAGACAGGGGATGGAATCATAATCAAAAGGTTTCGTAAAACCGTAAAATCGTCTATAACTATAGTTT
Encoded here:
- the rlmD gene encoding 23S rRNA (uracil(1939)-C(5))-methyltransferase RlmD, with amino-acid sequence MQQGDLIEIEITDLNHTGEGVGKYRGQVIFVPDTVIGDRIQTRITYIKKSHAIGKLQTILQASPHRIRPRCIVADKCGGCQWQHIEDQFQHLVKKEQVQEVLTRIGGFTDPLVYPPLTGNSPLAYRNKATYPLGFSPTGNVQAGYYRRGSHHLINLNQCPIQDQALNPFLAEIKQDIQEQGWSIYDEKTHQGQLRHLSLRIGRHTGEILLTLISTDNNLQGIEAQAQQWLAKYANLVGVTVNYNPDRGNAIFGSQTTTIAGRDYITEKFAGLTYQLAADTFFQVNTEAAEALFALICQKLDLKGEEILIDAYCGIGTFTLPLAKRVKEVIGLESYSFSLDRAKINAQLNNITNTTFILGAVEKTLPQLTVKPDIILLDPPRKGCDRSVLDSLLQLQSQLIVYISCQSATLARDLQYLCQTGDYQLLEVQTADFFPQTPHVECAAFLRQKTANMVG
- a CDS encoding RNA-guided endonuclease InsQ/TnpB family protein: MEKAYSYRFYPTPEQESLLRRTLGCVRLVYNKALHLRTQAWYEKQERVGYAQTSSMLTEWKKQEELEFLNEVSCVPLQQGLRHLQTAFTNFFAGRTKYPNFKKKHQGGSAEFTKSAFKFKDKQIYLAKCTEPLPIRWSRQIPEACEPSTVTVRLHPSGRWHISIRFDDPTIKPLPVTDKAIGIDLGISSLVITSDGDKVSNPKHFKKHYQRLRRASKSLSRKQKGSKNREKARIKVAKIHAKITDSRKDHLHKLTTQLVRENQTIVVENLAVKNLVKNPKLSQAISDVSWGEITRQLAYKCRWYGRNYIEVDRWFPSSKRCSNCGYIAEKMPLNVREWDCPDCGTHHDRDINASKNILAAGLAVSVCRATIRPEQSKTVKAGAKPRKGKKQKPKS
- a CDS encoding ATP-binding protein, with the protein product MSFASTLYLCPILDLLTASIPEELEPEIRLGLQEALVNAAKHGNHLDPGKTVVVQFSSSKDEYSWVITDEGGGFTPRCPHHGCSCDCPDLPPEEAENGRGLCILYQIFDQVHWNQTGTQLKLCKQIKQERWFN
- a CDS encoding DUF6439 family protein, with the protein product MIPSPVSSPSQTLDHLSTLELARILAERLAIAPIDWHRLKANRNARAAEQLGTALVFLLDNQPEEALPRLQQATGWLDRSISAPPCPSHGHGH